A window of Solanum stenotomum isolate F172 chromosome 9, ASM1918654v1, whole genome shotgun sequence genomic DNA:
AATCTTTCTTATCCGGCATGGGAACCATGAAACTTCATGTGTTTGCTAATGCATCTGGTTTGTAGTAATCAGAGCAGTAGGGATATAGATAGGTAACATTCTTGCTCTTTCAAATAGCAATTGTGTACGCACAAGGCATCTCGTCAAGTTGAAATATCccaaaattacatatttttttctcaagtcAAACAATGTATATTCGTCTACCTTCATACACTGAAAAAAATCAGAAGATGCAATAACCTGCAAACATTTAAAAGTTAGCGATACATTACATGATAATTCAGTACAAAGCAGCTAATGTCTCATGTATCATTCAAAAATATAGTACAGTGAGCCgcaaaaaaaaacaagatacattaatcactaattttaatattaaattaatgcaATAAGTATCTAATACATCTTCTTGTACACACTTTACTACATGTATCATATACACATTAACAAATTGATACAATAAATATGACAATAGACAGTAAGAAGTTCCTTAAGAGAGAAGAATCAATTAATACATGTTGTTGAGATCTCAATATAATAGCCTATAACAAGTTATTtacttatttcttaattaaaaacaaaattgttaCGCATTCTTCATTGAAAAGATGCATATAACATTGAAAAGTCGCAATCGCAAATTTGTCAATGGAGTATGAAGAAACCGCAAAGAGATACAACTCTCACAATGATTAGCACTTAGTATCCACTCAatcaaaaaaacttttgaattaattgatgtCTTCAGTTGCTCCAAAATAAATATGTAGCAAAGAAAATTTGAACTATGTTACCTGGCAAACgtaatatcaattttttcacAAGTAGCAATTTCTAGGGTGGAATCGAAAAGACCCTTACTACCACTTTTTGCACTCTCAGGCAAAGGTCGGTCAGAATCATTGTTCGACTCTCTGTCAAATTCTTTGACATGAGAGTTGCTTCATAATTTGAATGGTTCTTCAATGAAAAGGgagaagaaatttgaattttaaattttttggttcCTTTACGCTATATAACTGAATTGTTGATAGTAGTCTAGAATGGAATAACACAATTTATGaaatcttaatttgattttcagtttttttccttaattagTACAACAAATGGATATTAtgacattttaatttgattttcaattttattttccttttataagCACCACGGATATATAATGTATCAACAGTAATGTAACCAGATCCTTAGTTATGTATTCAGAAtgtctaaaaaaatatgaaatttatgtaattagaaaaagagtAGAAATAGAAGATAATTTCGCTCTTACACTATGGgattcttaaaatttataattttaattaggGTCTAAGGTGATTACTGATCGATGAAAACAGGTCAATTGGATCTATGTATGAAGGGGGGAAATACTATAATTTATAtcagaaattttttttgtataattctTATTACCTCTatgttttttatattaatatgaaaTCGTATTAAAGTTTAGCTTGAAtgatttttattcattttttaggTGATTACTAATTgttgattcatttttttattgaatcaacgtctatatattaaatttttctcTTCCTCTCAGATTAATAGAGTTGACACATTGCATCCATGTATCAACAAGAACGATATAATTTGTATGAACATTCCGCCTcatataaaattgatttttttttatcaaagtgTTAAAATCCAATAtaaattaagagaaataatacaatattttaacactactactaaaaataattcatttttatattacaaaaatattaatactatttattgtgttttaagAAATGTGTCAAATCAACATGAACAATATTGGATAGAGCAAGTACTAAGAATTTCAATTTAGACAAATTATTAGTCttctataattaattatttatccatTTTTGAATTAACACTTGAtaagaatacaataattaacctaataaatttactatttataatCATAAATCAGATTATATCTATTTATCAACGGAAAAAATGGAATGGTCCAACTCAATCCAGTAATGATGGGCCAAACGATCGAGTTGACATATGAACTTAAGAAGATGTgattattaaaatttgaaattgtgtTTTTGAATATGcattttattactttgaattCATATTCAATTCTTAAAGTTGATGTAAACTTTGTGACCAAATAAATTTTCGAAAACAACCTCAAAAATATGAAAACCTGAACGACTCAATTGATTTATGTTTTAATCATTCAGTAAAACATGAATTCTTCGAAGGCAAAACCcaaaattacaaatttgatgtaaaatttcagatttaaataaaatgaagagagatatgaaaatactaataatttaaaacaaaaatgtgGGGAAAATGATTGTTGAAAATTTCCAGTAAAGAGATGAAACACAACTGCCCATCTtccccaaaaaataattttgcagAGAACACTTTCGTGCAAAGCGCATTAATAATAGCACAAAGCCGATACACACAATCCCTGCttgcttatttttaaaaacataaacaaaattgttcATATAATGctagaagaaaaatcaaatccTAGAAAATTAAGCTAAGATTATTGCTGGTTTTAAAGAGGCGAACTCACTGTGGGATTAAAAGGGAGAGGGTGAAGCGTCATTATATAGGACGAATTAGGGTTTCAACAATGGTACAATATTACTAAATTACCCTTATAATTGGGCTTTACCCATTTAAACTCTAATTTGACATACAACTTGATAGTTGGGCTTTATCCATTTAAACTCAAATTTGACCTAAAACTTGAAGGAATCTTAATCTTAAATTGATTCACTAATCCATACATTGTCGAATATAGATCTCCGCCAGCTTTCCCACACCTTGAtctaatttttactattttccAAAATTCTATCAAATGTCAAAAGTTCCTCAAGGAGGTTATCTAAAGAAGATTCTTCTCATTATTATTGAAATCAATTGGACATGAAATTGTTATAATTTTCGAAATTCAACTTGTGATAATTCAATataggaaaaattgtataaaataccaaactattaattaaaattaaatactataaccacaatttcatttaattctaatcCGTAGCAAACACTTTGTCTTTCGTCTCTCTCTCCCCAAatttctcgctcgccactctcctgaTCTTGCTCGCCAGTATGTCTTTCGCCTCTcccactttatacaaacacaaatgtataaattatgtttgtgtttgtataaagctagagaaaactgtatatatacatatcttttcgttcgcctctctccctagagaatctcgctcgtcactcttCCAAATCTCCCTCGCCTctttcactttatacaaacacaaatgtataaattgtgtttgtgtttgtgtttgtataaagcgagagaaaactgtctatacaaatacatatattttcgtcgtatacacttataattatataaaggGTAAAGGGTCTGATATGCCCcttaactttgtcatttagagttgatatacccctcgttataaaagtggcttatatatacccctacttatatacaaatgactcacatatacctttttcctctaacggaaatgaaaaaaattaatttcaggttaattttttattatttaaaaaatatatatatatatatatatatatataatcccataggagtatatttaatcctcctcaaacatatatttttttttaacttttttttttgtttcaatgactaatttagatttattaatttgatggtcaaatttatttatgtttcactaatattcttgtaaaacttattatagatgaccaatttttttcttcaaatacaaaaattaaattacaatatagaccaaaaaaaatagttttaaattataatatagccacaaaaaaatagttttaaatttatttctttacactaagaaatgaaagaaaaaaaataaaataagaataagaaactcaaataattataataaaagaagtcaaaacataatttatgtatgaaaaagattaaaatataccttgaactttgctagaagaatcatatatacccctaaataatttttaagagaattaaaagtcaaaaatataaatttaaaactaactttttcacttccgttaaatgaagggtatatgtgagctcattttgtaacggtaggggtatatgtgagccgtttgtataacggtaagagtatatatgagccactttcataacgaggcgcatatcaactccaaatggcaaagttgaggggtatatcaggcgcttttctctaaaataaatacagatcttcccctgcccagttctcttttgtctatctctctttcttgctttatacaaacacaaattatacaaattacaatatacaatttgtgttgtataaagcgagagagagatttgatatacaaatgttttatttcgattcaattgtgtacaaattcaaatttttatgcagttatacaaacacaatcattgatagatatacatagtagttacatatatacaattatctaaccgatatacatatataatcgctacgcttttatacaaacgagaggcctGCCAgtgatttatacaaatttgatgTCTATAGCAAccataaagtttgctatggagcgcaattatgcaaactatagttatagcaaacaaatataatttttatgtttgcaaaacctaaaatttacttttccaagttatatttatttccaaacACAATTCTAGTTTCAAGGAGTGcaatttttctacttttttccaaacatatttctttttaaaatttcacattttttattttcaaatgcCCCTAAAATTTGGGGGAATCTAATGGTCCTTGTGGtgtgataaaaaaattaataaaccaGTTCAAATCTTaccaaagaacaaaataaaatatattagatTATTTCTTTCAGTCTGCATAAGCCTTAAACATATATCTAGTTCTACCAACAAAGGACGAAGAGTAATTGATCAAATTCACAGACGTTCCTATGAGGAAACACTTGCGATACTAGAACTAGTGAGTACACGAGTTACCCAATACATGTGTGTTGAGGTAAGGTAGTACGTACTAGTGAAATAGTCGAAGAGTGCATAAGCTGACTCAGAACACTACCATTAGACAAAGAAAATGAGAAGCAGTGGAGGAATAATTTGCATATATGTTTCATTTGATGAAAATTGTACACATCTTTAACTTTGACAAATAATACAAGGAGTAAACCTATATCCTACAGTTCTTCACTTCCAATGAATTTgagaaaggtaaaaaaaaatgcaggAGAAATATGATCATATGTAAACTTTACGTATATTAGTTCCTCCTCGAGGCACAAAAATTCTTTACGTTTTCAATTTGTGTGGAATGTAATCCCTGAACTTTGGCCAGTCTGCACGACTGTTCTGTAATTAATTGATATGTTGATGGACTCTCCCATGGAACAACTCCATATTCGTCATTGAAACGTTCCATTTTTTCAACAAGGAACTGCCAGAAGAATGATCCTGCCCCGGACTTGTTTCTTTTTGCAGACTTGTATAAGACATCAAGAACCATTTTGAGGAATCTGTCCCGTTGAGCTGGTTCAAAATCATCGTTGTCATTTGATAAACCAAATTCAGTGAATAATACAGGCTTTTTAAGTTCCTTGTCACCATCTTCAATGTGAGAAAGCATCCATTTGGCCGCAAATTTCAacatttcttcaaaattcttgTGGTGAAACCTACAGAAAAAAGAGTCTCACATACATGAAATCTGTTTTGAAGTGACAGATACAGTAAGGAAATAGAACAGCTGCAGACGAATGGCCATTCAACTAATAGTTGAGTTATTATCTCAGAAAGTCGTCACCCTTCTTCTTGattccattttatttttcaacaaagaaagtgaTTTTCTGAGATAATAACTATTCGTTGAGTGAATTCAACCAGCTGCAGAAGTTGTAAGAGTGAAAACAACATTTTGCTTGATCAGATTAAATTCCAAGAGAAGTCCTACGACGTGCTCCtaaacatttttcttcttccatttatCACTAATTCACAAAATTAAGCATAAGAAAATCTTACCAATGGTCGGGATACACATGTACAGAGGCAAAATCAACAGTTGAAAGTATAGAGTTGCGGACAAAATCGGATCCAAGATCAGCGGCCCAAATTTCTGGATTGGCAGTTGCCTTTTTGGGACTTTTAGGACCATAGAATCCTTCAAGACCCACTGTTAGCAGATGTTTCCTGTCAATTGATTTCACGAACGTTGACATCTCTTCTATCCAGTCCTGAAATTGACATAATTCTATTAATGCTTACCCATGTAAACGTTCAAGTAAGCATAATCTACTCTTCCAGAAATGATTTCCTGAAAActtaataaaaagaagaaaaagaccaCACCCTCGGAAATTTGTATGGCAAATGTTGGTATGTCTAAGAGGGATTAGGGAGTGAATACGAATTCTTCTGACAAGTGTAACAACCGATTAAATCATTTCCAATACAAAAAAGTGTCTATCTGTTTTGGACGGAGAAGTAACTAATTATGGATGTCTAAGTGAGGCCTCATAAGCTCAGGAAAAATGCTACTCATGACATATTTGTTCTCAAGCAAAATCCAATCGAACTGCAGAGATTAGATCGAGGAAAACCACCAGCTTCTAGATGAACTGCATAACAGTCTCACTAAACGATGGACTGCTCTGTTGTTCAAACATTTAACTATTAAATTGAGGTCAAGTTTAGAAGTTACCTGGAGTGTATCACCAGAAGGATCGGTCATGCAGCGAGGTTCATTAATTAGCTCCCATGCAAAGATGGTTGGATCATCCCTGTACTCTATACCGGTGTATATGTTCTTCCTGGTTAGAACTGTCTggaaaaatgaaatagaa
This region includes:
- the LOC125878014 gene encoding mannan endo-1,4-beta-mannosidase 2-like, encoding MVKSSMSRMLAGNGLFYPIIGFASFIAFLYLSFGDLWVNYSKEINLSFVERNGTQFFVDGKVFYINGWNSYWLMDHAADYNTRPRIRTMLQAGAKMGLTVCRTWAFNDAGYNALQISPGKFDEKVFRALDHVIAEARRNGIRLLLSLVNNLQAYGGKTQYVKWAWEEGVALSSSNDSFFYDPSIRRYFKSYVKTVLTRKNIYTGIEYRDDPTIFAWELINEPRCMTDPSGDTLQDWIEEMSTFVKSIDRKHLLTVGLEGFYGPKSPKKATANPEIWAADLGSDFVRNSILSTVDFASVHVYPDHWFHHKNFEEMLKFAAKWMLSHIEDGDKELKKPVLFTEFGLSNDNDDFEPAQRDRFLKMVLDVLYKSAKRNKSGAGSFFWQFLVEKMERFNDEYGVVPWESPSTYQLITEQSCRLAKVQGLHSTQIENVKNFCASRRN